A genomic region of Oncorhynchus nerka isolate Pitt River unplaced genomic scaffold, Oner_Uvic_2.0 unplaced_scaffold_1454, whole genome shotgun sequence contains the following coding sequences:
- the LOC135568597 gene encoding late histone H1-like: MARKPAVETVRKPTVEMVRKPAVETVRKPTVETVRKQAVETVFRETVRKPAVETVRKPAVEMVVRETVRKPAVEMVRKPAVETVRKPTVEMVRKPAVETVVRETVRKPAVEMVRKPAVETVRKPTVEMVRKPAVETVRKPTVETVRKPAGCQGDGEETSRLSGRR, from the exons atggcgaggaaaccagcagtggagaCTGTGAGGAAACCAACAGTGGAGatggtgaggaaaccagcagtggagacggtgaggaaaccaACAGTGGAAACGGTGAGGAAACAAGCAGtggagacg GTTTTCAgggagacggtgaggaaaccagcagtggagacggtgaggaaaccagcagtggagatg GTTGTCAgggagacggtgaggaaaccagcagtggagatggtgaggaaaccagcagtggagacggtgaggaaaccaACAGTGGAGatggtgaggaaaccagcagtggagacg GTTGTCAgggagacggtgaggaaaccagcagtggagatggtgaggaaaccagcagtggagacggtgaggaaaccaACAGTGGAGatggtgaggaaaccagcagtggagacggtgaggaaaccaACAGTGGAaacggtgaggaaaccagcaggttgtcagggagacggtgaggaaaccagcaggttgtcagggagacggtga